DNA from Actinomyces sp. oral taxon 897:
GGCTGGCGGCCCCGCTCGACTACTCCTGCTCGGCCAGCTCCTGCTGGGCCGGCCCCCGCTCAGCTGTGCTCAGGCGGCCCCTGCTCGGCTGGCTCCCGCTTGGCCGGCCCCCGCGGGCGCGGGCAGGGCCTGGTCGACCAGGAGCACCGGCACGCCGTCGCGCACCGGGTAGGCCAGGCGGGCACCGGGTGACAGCAGGCAGGGCCCCGCACCGGGCAGGACGACGTCGAGCAGCTCCTGGCCGGTGACCGGGCAGCGCAGGAGGGCGCGCAGCCAGGGGGCCACGGCCTGCCCCGGCTGGGGCACCGAACCGGCCCGGGACGTGACGTCTCCCACCTCAGCCCTCCTTGTGTCCGCGCAGTACGCGCAGGTGCCCGCGGCGGATGATCTCGTCCTCGCTGCCGGGGGAGGTGATCCCCGGCATGTCCCGGACCTGGCAGGGGAGGGTGTCAGCCACCTCG
Protein-coding regions in this window:
- a CDS encoding Trm112 family protein, coding for MGDVTSRAGSVPQPGQAVAPWLRALLRCPVTGQELLDVVLPGAGPCLLSPGARLAYPVRDGVPVLLVDQALPAPAGAGQAGASRAGAA